One window from the genome of Novipirellula caenicola encodes:
- a CDS encoding metal ABC transporter permease: MNWNWQLDGWIVAAGMLCAVASALLGNFLVLRRLSMLGDAVSHAILPGLAVAFFISNSRSSLPMFLGAVIVGILTALFTEWIRGVGKVDEGASMGVVFTSLFALGLVMIVQAADRVDLDAGCVLYGAIEATPLDRISILGLDVPRAAAVLFGVMIVNLLFVVIFFKELKLSSFDPSLATSMGFSATVMHYALMVLVAVTAVASFESVGNILVVAMFIVPPATANLLTDRLGRMIVLSSIIAAVGAASGHVAAVVVPTWFGFRSTTTAGMMAVMVGVFFIIALLFAPRQGLIIRWIRNRALSLQILCDDIVAYLYRQQERSESTDTVPAANERELADELFAKRWQLRMALLTLWRRNELTLDENGYQLTDNGRQHARELVRSHRLWEQYLVSEASLDATRIHDKAERLEHFTDRQLRDQLCDATESPSRDPHGSEIPSEQE; this comes from the coding sequence ATGAATTGGAACTGGCAACTCGACGGCTGGATCGTGGCGGCGGGGATGTTGTGCGCAGTCGCATCGGCGCTGCTGGGAAACTTTTTGGTACTGCGGCGATTGAGCATGCTGGGGGATGCGGTTTCGCATGCCATCCTGCCAGGTTTGGCGGTCGCATTTTTTATCAGCAACAGCCGCAGCAGCTTGCCGATGTTCTTGGGCGCGGTGATCGTCGGCATTTTGACCGCGCTGTTTACCGAATGGATTCGTGGCGTCGGCAAAGTGGACGAAGGGGCGTCGATGGGCGTCGTTTTCACGTCGCTGTTCGCGCTGGGGTTGGTCATGATTGTCCAGGCGGCGGATCGCGTTGATTTGGACGCAGGCTGTGTCCTGTATGGTGCCATCGAAGCCACGCCGCTCGATCGGATTTCAATTTTGGGGCTGGACGTCCCACGCGCTGCGGCGGTGCTGTTTGGCGTGATGATCGTCAACCTATTGTTCGTCGTCATCTTCTTCAAAGAATTGAAACTCAGCTCCTTTGATCCGTCGCTCGCGACATCGATGGGTTTTTCAGCCACGGTGATGCACTACGCCTTGATGGTGTTGGTCGCAGTCACAGCCGTCGCAAGCTTTGAAAGCGTCGGCAACATTTTGGTCGTCGCGATGTTCATCGTCCCCCCCGCCACTGCAAACTTATTGACCGACCGGTTAGGCCGCATGATCGTGCTGTCAAGCATCATCGCGGCGGTCGGTGCAGCCAGCGGGCACGTTGCTGCGGTGGTCGTTCCAACCTGGTTCGGTTTCCGCAGCACAACCACTGCTGGCATGATGGCAGTGATGGTCGGCGTGTTTTTCATCATCGCGTTACTGTTCGCGCCTCGCCAAGGATTGATCATCCGCTGGATTCGCAACCGCGCATTGTCACTTCAAATTTTGTGTGACGATATTGTCGCCTATCTGTATCGACAACAAGAGCGATCCGAATCAACAGACACAGTGCCCGCGGCAAACGAACGTGAACTGGCTGACGAATTGTTTGCCAAACGATGGCAACTGCGGATGGCTCTGCTGACGTTGTGGCGACGCAATGAGCTGACGCTTGATGAAAACGGTTACCAATTGACCGACAACGGCCGGCAACACGCCAGAGAGCTGGTGCGTTCGCATCGTCTGTGGGAGCAGTACTTGGTATCCGAAGCCAGCTTGGATGCAACGCGAATTCACGACAAGGCCGAGCGGCTCGAACACTTTACCGACCGCCAATTGCGCGACCAATTGTGCGACGCCACGGAATCGCCTTCGCGAGACCCTCACGGCAGCGAAATCCCGAGCGAACAAGAGTAA